In Gulosibacter molinativorax, a single window of DNA contains:
- the tatC gene encoding twin-arginine translocase subunit TatC → MAVTPGKQSGRKKKRDPEGRMRLVEHLVEFRNRLFKSAIGIVIGMVAGYFLTDPVLDLIRQPIEILEATREGRVSINFSNVTTGFDLRMQIALTLGIVISSPVWLYQTWMFLMPGLKKGERRYIVGFLGSAIPLFLGGVVLGFMLMPRMVQVMAMFVPEQDTVFYDAKTYYTFVLTLCLAVGVAFVVPVILVMLNFAGVLSGKAILSGWRWAILISALFGAISTPAADVLSMVLLMLPMIALYFIATGIALLHDKRQAKRDAKLRENLLPSTELSEEN, encoded by the coding sequence ATGGCGGTTACGCCGGGGAAGCAGTCTGGACGCAAGAAGAAACGTGACCCCGAAGGGCGAATGCGGCTCGTCGAACACCTCGTCGAGTTTCGAAATCGCCTTTTCAAATCAGCGATCGGCATCGTCATTGGCATGGTCGCGGGATACTTCCTCACCGACCCTGTACTCGACCTGATTCGACAGCCGATCGAGATACTCGAGGCGACCCGCGAGGGTCGAGTGTCGATCAACTTCTCGAACGTCACCACGGGCTTCGACTTGCGCATGCAGATCGCCCTCACGCTCGGCATCGTAATTTCCTCGCCCGTCTGGCTCTACCAGACGTGGATGTTCTTGATGCCCGGCCTCAAGAAGGGCGAGCGTCGCTACATCGTCGGCTTCCTCGGCTCGGCGATCCCGCTCTTCCTCGGCGGTGTCGTGCTCGGCTTCATGCTCATGCCGCGCATGGTGCAGGTAATGGCGATGTTCGTGCCGGAGCAGGACACCGTGTTCTACGACGCGAAGACGTATTACACGTTTGTACTCACGCTGTGCCTCGCCGTGGGCGTCGCGTTCGTCGTGCCGGTCATCCTCGTGATGCTCAACTTCGCCGGGGTGCTCAGCGGCAAGGCGATCCTCTCCGGTTGGCGCTGGGCGATCCTCATTTCGGCGCTGTTCGGCGCGATTTCGACACCTGCTGCGGATGTTCTCAGCATGGTTTTGCTTATGCTGCCGATGATCGCCCTGTACTTCATCGCGACGGGAATCGCGCTGCTGCACGATAAGCGGCAGGCGAAGCGCGACGCGAAGCTGCGCGAGAACCTGTTGCCTTCAACCGAATTGAGTGAGGAAAACTAA
- the tatA gene encoding Sec-independent protein translocase subunit TatA: MIGNMGGWTFVIILVIILLLFGAPKLPQLAKSLGESMRIFKGEMKTMKKESSTDDAGTAKSAGTAAGPAPTQSSGDATPNPNEPRASDTPSDSNDTTNR, translated from the coding sequence TCGTAATCATCCTCGTAATCATCCTTTTGCTCTTCGGTGCCCCGAAACTCCCGCAGCTCGCCAAGAGCCTCGGCGAGTCGATGCGCATCTTCAAGGGCGAGATGAAGACGATGAAGAAGGAGTCGTCGACCGACGACGCAGGGACGGCCAAGTCCGCAGGAACCGCCGCGGGCCCCGCGCCGACGCAGTCATCGGGCGACGCGACGCCGAACCCGAACGAGCCCAGGGCATCCGACACCCCATCGGATAGCAACGACACCACTAACCGATAG